Within the Leptospira stimsonii genome, the region GAATTTTTATCGAGTCCGCACTGAAACTTCAGAAGGATCTAAAGGCATTCGCTTTCTCAACGGAAGCGGAGGAAAAAGACCAAATTCACAAGGCCGACGAGATGATGGGAAAATTCATTGTTGAATATCTCAGACAAAACTTTCCTTCCGATTCGATTCTCTCCGAAGACAATTACAGATACGAAGGGAACAATTCCTTTCGTTGGGTTTTAGATCCGATCGACGGGTCAATGAACTTCGTCAGAGGAATTCCTTTGTATTGTGTTTCAATCGGATTAGAACATAGAGAGTCGCCCGTTGCCGGTGTGGTTTTTGTCCCGGGGTTGAATACGAAATATTCCGCCATCCTTTCTCAAGGCGCTTTTAAAAACGGACTTCGAATCGACGTCTCGAATACAGAATCTCTTGCTCGTTCGATGCTCGTACCGAGTTTCCCCACAAACAGAAAAGAAATATTAAACGAAGTGATCTCGGACATCACAGCGTTTATCAGCTGTGGTCGATCGATGAGAAGAACCGGATCTTTTGTACTCGATTCTTGTTGGGTAGCTGAAGGTTTGTTAGATGGAATCTGGGAAAAAGGCGTTAAACTCTGGGACACAGTCGCGAGTTCTGTAATTCTTACGGAGGCTGGTGGAAAGGTAACCGACTTCGGTGGAAAAAGATTCTTATCCGGAAATTCGGAAGTCGTCGTATCAAATGGAAGAATTCATTCTCAAATTGTGGATATCATGAGAAACGTAAGGGATTCTATCGGCAGGAACTAATACTTTTTCAATGAGTTCATTTCGAACACATTCTTTGAGACACGTCGTATAAAGTCTGTAAACCTAGCAAAAAATAATCGGAAATTCGAAACGCAGGAATCGATAAGATTTCGGAAGGAATTGAAGACGACATTGGGAATGATTTTCTCGTTCCCAATGTATAATTTCTTTATGGAGCGTTTAGATACGCTTCGATACTACGAATCTGCTCGTCATTGAGCGGAAGGCGAGTCATCAACTTGCTCGAACGTTTCGGATTATATCCTTGCGGATACGTTCCGCTTACAATCCTTGCCTTTAACAATTCAAAATTTGAACCCTTGACCGCCGGTCCGACCGCACCGTCTATCGCAGGATTTTGATTGTGACAGGCCGAACAATTCGCCACATACAAACCTTTTCCTTGACTCAGTAACTTTTGTTCCGGAGTCAGATTCTCTTCCTTACAATTCGCAAGGACCAAAGTCGCAGTTACGAAAAAAAACAGGAGACGGAAAATTCCGCCTCGAATTCTTATTCTTCCCATCGAATTAGAGAAGAACCTCAAGAAGAATGTAAATGACCAAGGTCAAAACAAACCCGGACGTAATTACACCTTTTACGGTTTTAATCGGCTTAAAAGTAGCGCTCTCCGGTGTTGCGGTTAACGCGTTGGTTTCAACTACCGCGAGAAGAACCAGAATCACTCCCAAAAACGTATGTGCTTCCGAACTTGTAACATCCACTGAAACCGTTAAGTTTCTCGCCGCGCCCATGAGGAATAACATAGGAATGGACAACAAGGTGTTCGTTCTAGAAGCGAGAAGACCTCTCGCGGCTCTCGGAGCTGGGTTCTCTGCAGTTTCACCTTTTGCGGCCGCAATCACGACCTTTTGAGCAGGCCAAATCACAAACCAAACATTAAACCACATTAGCGAACCTAAAAGACCGCCGCCAAGAATGATCGCGAGCCATTGACCGGAAGATAGAGTCGTTCCATTATAAAGAGAAATACCGATCATCGTCCAACCGCTTAGGAACGTGAACATGGCGCCCCAACGGAACCACCAAAGAACTCGCGGAACCAGTTGTTGAGTCGCTTTTTTCTTCGTATCCGCGTCCGTCTCAGCGAAGAAAGATCCTTGTACGAAGTTAATGTACCAAAGTAGGCCGATCCAGGCAACGCCTGCTAGGAAATGTATCCACTTGAAGATGAAATACAAACCTTGATTTGTAAAGAGAGCAATCTCTTCCAT harbors:
- a CDS encoding inositol monophosphatase family protein, whose translation is MDQPLAPPIDFPLEEVKRRIKSVQSVSGIFIESALKLQKDLKAFAFSTEAEEKDQIHKADEMMGKFIVEYLRQNFPSDSILSEDNYRYEGNNSFRWVLDPIDGSMNFVRGIPLYCVSIGLEHRESPVAGVVFVPGLNTKYSAILSQGAFKNGLRIDVSNTESLARSMLVPSFPTNRKEILNEVISDITAFISCGRSMRRTGSFVLDSCWVAEGLLDGIWEKGVKLWDTVASSVILTEAGGKVTDFGGKRFLSGNSEVVVSNGRIHSQIVDIMRNVRDSIGRN
- a CDS encoding c-type cytochrome: MGRIRIRGGIFRLLFFFVTATLVLANCKEENLTPEQKLLSQGKGLYVANCSACHNQNPAIDGAVGPAVKGSNFELLKARIVSGTYPQGYNPKRSSKLMTRLPLNDEQIRSIEAYLNAP
- a CDS encoding urate hydroxylase PuuD; translated protein: MEEIALFTNQGLYFIFKWIHFLAGVAWIGLLWYINFVQGSFFAETDADTKKKATQQLVPRVLWWFRWGAMFTFLSGWTMIGISLYNGTTLSSGQWLAIILGGGLLGSLMWFNVWFVIWPAQKVVIAAAKGETAENPAPRAARGLLASRTNTLLSIPMLFLMGAARNLTVSVDVTSSEAHTFLGVILVLLAVVETNALTATPESATFKPIKTVKGVITSGFVLTLVIYILLEVLL